One window of the Trifolium pratense cultivar HEN17-A07 linkage group LG2, ARS_RC_1.1, whole genome shotgun sequence genome contains the following:
- the LOC123904894 gene encoding uncharacterized protein LOC123904894: MVDDALVLDSFVGNNMMSSSRSSTRRVAVNHPLMVNDRVPVSNVIPPWSMLDHTIVFDSNSIDNMGHHHHHQNSNVTQVNRVNHQKFQQLFTANEPTTTTGSSV; the protein is encoded by the coding sequence ATGGTTGATGATGCTTTGGTCCTTGATTCTTTCGTCGGCAACAACATGATGTCTTCTTCACGATCATCAACAAGAAGGGTGGCAGTGAATCATCCGTTGATGGTGAACGATCGTGTTCCTGTTTCCAATGTTATCCCGCCATGGTCGATGCTAGATCACACCATTGTCTTTGACTCTAACTCTATCGATAATATgggtcaccaccaccaccaccaaaacTCTAATGTTACTCAAGTGAATCGTGTCAATCATCAAAAATTTCAACAACTTTTCACCGCCAAtgaaccaacaacaacaacagggTCTTCGGTGTGA